One Bacillota bacterium DNA segment encodes these proteins:
- a CDS encoding DUF2225 domain-containing protein, which produces MDQIVDFLSKIPPFNRLAPQFLQTLSAYVKLETVAAGTPLVESGTPINHLRIVLHGKVAVSKKTSQGLVWRSEGPGAIIGMLELFGDNTASYTARTEEDSIMLMVAREDFQNLLKARPEEAVLLMDLLSRQTKAVTPRPIRIKNKETAEEDSKTSKTGAGTSPESDESPFFLKRFTCPFCETEFPSVEVKSKFIKVEKTDSDYCPHYRDVNPLFYEVRVCPRCGYAFTAEMPAVLSDRARTVLAARLSKLRTPLRFGGERDLNAATEAFRLAFYCLEAIGGGNALLGKLYLKIAWLHRYAGEREEDREYSEKALFCLIESYRLEKSTDAASELKLLYLIAELSYRLENYNLAAQWFGRILNHPQRSTNPGIIKRTRDRWYDLREKLKNASQSPVEQ; this is translated from the coding sequence ATGGACCAAATCGTTGATTTCCTGAGCAAGATACCCCCATTCAACAGGCTGGCCCCCCAGTTTCTGCAGACCTTATCCGCTTATGTAAAACTTGAAACAGTTGCAGCGGGAACACCGCTTGTGGAATCCGGTACTCCAATCAATCATTTGCGGATTGTTCTGCACGGAAAGGTTGCTGTAAGCAAGAAGACATCTCAAGGCCTGGTCTGGAGATCCGAGGGTCCGGGAGCCATAATCGGGATGCTCGAACTTTTCGGTGACAACACAGCCTCGTATACGGCGCGCACGGAAGAAGACTCAATCATGCTTATGGTAGCCCGTGAGGATTTTCAGAACCTTCTTAAAGCGCGCCCCGAAGAGGCGGTACTATTGATGGACCTGCTCAGCCGTCAAACCAAGGCCGTGACCCCAAGACCAATTCGGATAAAGAACAAAGAAACCGCCGAAGAGGATTCTAAAACCTCGAAAACAGGAGCGGGAACCAGCCCGGAAAGTGACGAAAGCCCTTTCTTCCTGAAGCGTTTCACCTGTCCGTTTTGCGAAACGGAATTCCCCTCCGTCGAAGTAAAATCGAAGTTTATCAAAGTGGAAAAAACGGACAGCGACTACTGCCCGCATTACCGTGACGTAAATCCCTTGTTTTACGAAGTGCGGGTCTGTCCCAGGTGCGGCTACGCCTTTACCGCAGAAATGCCCGCGGTGCTCAGCGACCGGGCGCGGACCGTCCTCGCCGCCCGTTTGTCCAAACTTCGGACGCCGCTGCGTTTTGGCGGAGAAAGGGATCTCAATGCAGCGACGGAGGCCTTTCGTCTGGCGTTTTACTGCCTGGAGGCCATAGGCGGGGGAAATGCCCTGCTCGGGAAGCTGTACCTTAAAATAGCATGGCTGCACCGTTACGCGGGTGAACGTGAGGAGGATCGCGAATACAGCGAGAAAGCTCTTTTCTGCCTTATCGAGTCTTACCGCCTGGAAAAATCGACTGATGCCGCGTCTGAATTAAAGCTGCTATATCTTATCGCTGAGTTGAGTTATCGCCTGGAGAACTACAACCTGGCCGCCCAGTGGTTCGGCAGAATCCTGAACCACCCGCAGCGCTCGACCAACCCCGGCATTATTAAACGCACCCGGGACCGCTGGTA
- a CDS encoding carbohydrate deacetylase: protein MLLAVNADDFGFTAGVNRGILEAVRCGMVTSVSLMVNQPGTDDAIVILQRGEMSGVGVGVHLCLTKGSPVSAPAEIPSLVQQDGGFRLRQELFVQSPSWTEVERELAAQIEKVRAAGINITHLDTHHHIHFRPVILSAVISVACRYHLPVRNLDPAMRDRFRAEGVATPDYCCLHWFADLATAEVFRQLVLQGRRTGAGFMEMMTHPGLADEELRRLSGYTREREKELEVLCDPQLRQWLQENGVQLGTYEDLH, encoded by the coding sequence TTCGGCTTTACGGCGGGTGTCAACCGGGGCATATTGGAAGCCGTGCGGTGTGGTATGGTTACCAGCGTCAGCCTGATGGTCAACCAACCGGGGACCGACGACGCCATCGTAATCCTGCAGCGCGGAGAAATGTCTGGTGTCGGCGTCGGGGTACACCTGTGTCTTACAAAAGGCAGTCCCGTGAGCGCACCGGCGGAAATACCTTCGTTGGTGCAACAAGACGGAGGGTTCAGACTGCGTCAGGAGCTTTTCGTCCAAAGCCCGTCCTGGACAGAGGTGGAACGTGAACTTGCGGCTCAAATTGAGAAAGTCAGAGCGGCCGGTATAAATATAACTCATCTTGACACGCACCATCACATCCACTTCCGGCCCGTTATCCTCTCCGCGGTCATCTCCGTCGCCTGCCGCTATCACCTGCCGGTTCGGAATCTCGATCCGGCCATGCGCGACCGGTTCAGGGCGGAAGGGGTCGCAACCCCCGACTACTGCTGCCTCCATTGGTTTGCGGACCTGGCAACCGCCGAGGTATTCCGCCAGCTTGTCCTGCAGGGACGCCGCACGGGTGCCGGGTTTATGGAAATGATGACGCACCCGGGCCTGGCGGATGAAGAGCTGCGCCGGCTCAGCGGCTACACCCGCGAGCGGGAGAAAGAGTTGGAAGTACTCTGCGACCCGCAGCTCCGACAGTGGCTGCAAGAGAACGGAGTGCAGCTCGGGACATACGAAGACCTGCATTAA